The Brachyhypopomus gauderio isolate BG-103 chromosome 2, BGAUD_0.2, whole genome shotgun sequence genome contains a region encoding:
- the LOC143484308 gene encoding cytohesin-1-like isoform X1, with protein sequence MGSKRKDSFLWGKAPPDCIRAEKKQTETNRMNKNNILGDIQKLRMEIENVLTEIHTMESNKENKNVIRTKRFQCGKKKFNMDPIKGIKYLLDNDLLVNSPEDIAEFLYKEEGLNKTAIGNYLGEKDEFRLKILKSFVDLHEFSDLNLVQALRQFLWSFWLPGEAQKIDRMMEAFAQRYCSCNMGVFQL encoded by the exons ATGGGCTCCAAGAGAAAAGACAGTTTCCTTTGGGGAAAAG CTCCTCCAGATTGTATCCGGGCAGAAAAGAAGCAGACTGAGACCAACCGGATGAACAAGAATAACATTCTAGGTGACATTCAG AAACTCCGGATGGAAATCGAGAACGTTCTGACGGAGATCCACACAATGGAGTCGAACAAGGAGAA TAAGAATGTCATAAGGACAAAAAGGTTCCAGTGTGGAAAGAAGAAGTTTAACATGGACCCGATAAAG GGAATCAAGTACCTGCTGGATAATGACCTTCTGGTGAACTCCCCGGAGGATATTGCAGAGTTCCTGTACAAAGAGGAGGGCCTCAATAAAACAGCTATCGGCAACTATCTTGGAGAAAA GGATGAATTCCGCCTTAAGATCTTGAAATCTTTTGTTGATCTCCATGAGTTCTCAGACCTGAACCTGGTGCAGGCCCTGAG ACAGTTCTTGTGGAGCTTCTGGCTCCCCGGTGAAGCTCAGAAGATTGACCGCATGATGGAGGCTTTTGCGCAGCGGTACTGCAGCTGCAACATGGGAGTGTTCCAgttgtga
- the LOC143484308 gene encoding cytohesin-1-like isoform X2, translating to MGSKRKDSFLWGKDCIRAEKKQTETNRMNKNNILGDIQKLRMEIENVLTEIHTMESNKENKNVIRTKRFQCGKKKFNMDPIKGIKYLLDNDLLVNSPEDIAEFLYKEEGLNKTAIGNYLGEKDEFRLKILKSFVDLHEFSDLNLVQALRQFLWSFWLPGEAQKIDRMMEAFAQRYCSCNMGVFQL from the exons ATGGGCTCCAAGAGAAAAGACAGTTTCCTTTGGGGAAAAG ATTGTATCCGGGCAGAAAAGAAGCAGACTGAGACCAACCGGATGAACAAGAATAACATTCTAGGTGACATTCAG AAACTCCGGATGGAAATCGAGAACGTTCTGACGGAGATCCACACAATGGAGTCGAACAAGGAGAA TAAGAATGTCATAAGGACAAAAAGGTTCCAGTGTGGAAAGAAGAAGTTTAACATGGACCCGATAAAG GGAATCAAGTACCTGCTGGATAATGACCTTCTGGTGAACTCCCCGGAGGATATTGCAGAGTTCCTGTACAAAGAGGAGGGCCTCAATAAAACAGCTATCGGCAACTATCTTGGAGAAAA GGATGAATTCCGCCTTAAGATCTTGAAATCTTTTGTTGATCTCCATGAGTTCTCAGACCTGAACCTGGTGCAGGCCCTGAG ACAGTTCTTGTGGAGCTTCTGGCTCCCCGGTGAAGCTCAGAAGATTGACCGCATGATGGAGGCTTTTGCGCAGCGGTACTGCAGCTGCAACATGGGAGTGTTCCAgttgtga